One genomic segment of Hemibagrus wyckioides isolate EC202008001 linkage group LG08, SWU_Hwy_1.0, whole genome shotgun sequence includes these proteins:
- the slitrk2 gene encoding SLIT and NTRK-like protein 2 translates to MLNNVLLLSVLTITGFSSRTESRKTSKDICKSRCPCEEKENALNINCENKGFTSVSSFQPPQNKISQLFLNGNFLTRLNANEFVNYGNVTSLHLGNNGLQEIKTGAFNGLKNLKRLHLNNNNLEIIKEDTFSGLESLEYLQADYNYISAIEAGAFNKLNKLKVLILNDNLLLSLPNNIFRFVMLTHLDLRGNRLKTLPFAGVLEHIGGIMEIQLEENPWNCTCDLVPLKAWLDTIAVFVGDVVCETPFRLHGKDVTQLIKQDLCPRRTPGDSTPRAMQPPPPDPQHRVPVPTSRTHFAPTRAPKASRPPRMRSRPTPRVTSGRDKHVFGPIMVYQTRSPVPMTCPSICVCTSQSPDSGLNVNCQERKLHNISDLQPKPSYPKKLHLTGNHLQIIYRADLTEYSTLELLHLGNNRIAIIQDGAFENLTNLRRLYLNGNYIETLSQALFAGLQSLQYLYLEYNIIKDILPNTFNSLHNLQLLFLNNNLLRSLPDNVFGGTMLTRLNLRNNHFSHLPVSGVLDQLSAFVQIDLQENPWECTCGIVPLKNWMELSSTSVVVNEITCDSPSKHAGRLLRSLRNDAICSENDETPAPATKAPTVISISTEVTPSSAATPTEDTQPETHPEVPLSVLILGLLVVFILSVCFGAGIFVFVLKRRKAVEGVPPTAAGNALDMSSFQAHYAHYDTEQSTGKREGHVYNYIPAAVGQMCPNPIYVQKENEHVAYYRNLKELGFEASEPKREFGRSPTYTISTLERVDENPQHGSCEPELLYQNVAERVRELPNAAPFGYSFCTLPKRPLAPPYEAAGRPNRERMNKTVLYGTPRKHAEQLLPAKLKTEPDYLEVLEKHTAMSQL, encoded by the coding sequence atgttgaacaACGTCTTGCTGCTGAGCGTGTTGACAATAACCGGCTTCTCCTCGCGGACGGAGAGCCGCAAAACTTCGAAGGACATTTGTAAGAGCCGCTGTCCGTGCGAGGAGAAGGAGAACGCGTTAAACATCAACTGCGAGAACAAAGGATTTACGAGTGTGAGTTCGTTTCAGCCGCCGCAGAATAAAATAAGCCAGCTTTTCCTGAACGGGAACTTTCTCACAAGACTGAACGCCAACGAGTTCGTCAATTACGGTAATGTCACATCTCTCCATTTGGGCAATAACGGGCTGCAGGAGATTAAAACGGGGGCGTTCAATGGCCTAAAAAACCTCAAACGCCTTCATCTGAACAATAACAATTTGGAGATTATAAAAGAAGACACGTTTTCTGGCTTAGAAAGTTTAGAGTATTTGCAGGCTGATTACAATTATATAAGCGCCATAGAGGCAGGTGCATTTAATAAGCTGAACAAACTCAAGGTCCTCATACTTAATGATAACCTTTTGCTCTCTCTGCCTAACAATATATTTCGATTTGTGATGCTGACACATTTGGATTTGAGGGGAAACCGGCTGAAGACACTACCATTTGCTGGCGTTTTGGAGCACATTGGAGGCATTATGGAGATACAGCTGGAGGAGAACCCATGgaactgtacatgtgacctcgTGCCACTCAAGGCCTGGCTGGATACCATTGCGGTGTTTGTCGGCGATGTTGTTTGTGAGACGCCGTTTCGCTTGCATGGCAAAGACGTTACGCAGCTCATAAAGCAGGACCTCTGCCCCAGGCGAACTCCTGGTGACTCCACGCCACGCGCCATGCAGCCACCACCTCCTGATCCCCAGCATCGGGTCCCAGTACCTACATCACGCACACATTTTGCGCCTACTAGAGCACCTAAGGCATCCCGCCCTCCCAGGATGAGGAGCCGCCCTACTCCACGTGTTACTTCTGGCAGGGACAAGCATGTATTTGGCCCGATTATGGTTTATCAGACAAGGTCCCCAGTACCTATGACATGCCCTAGTATCTGCGTGTGCACATCCCAAAGCCCAGACAGTGGACTGAACGTTAACTGCCAAGAGAGGAAGCTTCACAACATCTCTGATCTGCAACCCAAACCGTCATATCCAAAGAAGTTACATTTAACTGGAAACCATTTGCAGATCATATACAGGGCTGATCTGACAGAATACAGTACGCTGGAACTTCTGCACCTGGGGAATAACAGAATTGCTATTATTCAGGATGGAGCCTTTGAGAATCTGACCAATTTGCGCAGGCTTTACCTCAACGGTAACTATATTGAAACTTTGTCACAGGCCTTGTTTGCCGGACTACAGAGTTTGCAGTACCTCTACTTAGAGTATAACATTATCAAGGACATTTTGCCGAACACGTTTAACTCACTGCACAACCTGCAGCTTCTCTTCCTCAACAACAACCTGCTGAGGTCCCTCCCTGACAATGTGTTTGGGGGCACAATGCTAACAAGGCTCAATCTCAGGAACAATCACTTCTCGCATCTGCCAGTGAGCGGTGTGCTTGACCAGCTCTCAGCATTTGTCCAGATTGATCTCCAGGAGAACCCATGGGAATGCACATGTGGCATTGTGCCACTCAAGAACTGGATGGAGCTGTCCAGCACTAGTGTGGTTGTCAATGAGATCACATGTGACTCTCCTTCAAAGCATGCAGGTCGCCTCCTGCGGTCACTACGCAATGATGCTATCTGCTCAGAGAATGACGAGACTCCGGCACCAGCTACCAAGGCGCCAACCGTTATCAGCATTAGCACTGAAGTCACTCCGTCCTCTGCTGCGACCCCTACAGAAGACACACAGCCTGAAACACACCCGGAAGTACCTTTGTCTGTCCTCATCTTGGGCTTGCTTGTTGTGTTcattctctcagtgtgttttgGGGCTGGAATCTTTGTCTTTGTGCTCAAAAGGCGCAAGGCAGTGGAAGGTGTCCCACCTACTGCAGCTGGCAATGCCCTGGATATGAGCTCTTTCCAAGCGCATTATGCCCACTATGATACCGAACAAAGCACAGGTAAAAGAGAGGGCCATGTCTACAACTACATCCCTGCCGCGGTTGGCCAGATGTGCCCAAACCCTATCTACGTGCAGAAGGAAAATGAGCATGTAGCCTACTATCGTAACTTGAAAGAACTGGGATTTGAAGCATCAGAGCCCAAGAGGGAGTTTGGTCGTAGTCCAACTTACACAATAAGCACTTTGGAACGTGTGGATGAGAATCCCCAACATGGCAGCTGTGAACCTGAACTGCTTTACCAGAACGTAGCAGAGAGGGTAAGAGAGCTGCCGAACGCTGCTCCCTTTGGCTACAGCTTTTGCACTCTGCCCAAAAGGCCATTAGCGCCACCATACGAGGCTGCAGGGCGGCCCAACCGGGAGCGAATGAACAAAACTGTCTTGTATGGGACGCCAAGAAAGCACGCTGAACAGCTGCTCCCTGCAAAGCTGAAAACGGAGCCGGACTACCTCGAGGTTCTGGAGAAACACACTGCAATGAGTCAGCTGTAA